A section of the Paenibacillus yonginensis genome encodes:
- a CDS encoding sugar ABC transporter substrate-binding protein: MKKKTWGIMFATLMAFSLVLAGCGSNNSNSGSGSSKTLKVWFMGTSDTVTPITKMYEEQNPGVKVEVQAIPWDSAHDKLLTAVASQNGPDVVQMGTTWVPEFAAAGALADLAPYIEKYPNLKAENFYDGAVQTGQYDGKTVGIPWYVETRALFYRSDLLADVGYPEGPKTWDELKAASQKLVAKGGAGHYGITIDSKDQITAAIFAWQNGIDFIDDQGQPHFNDPKYVEAINYLKSFYDEKLTPSGTDLDTVAAFKDGTIPMFISGPWMIQTIKDKDPEIDGKWTVTTLPAKENNQSAIGGADLSIFNYSKNKDEAAKFISFMSDKEAQLKYYETSNSLPALKTAWDDQAFQDPMIAAFGKQLETSRPAPQIKEWETIAQSVISSFEQITIGGADTQTEMNKLNDKAKEILAK; this comes from the coding sequence ATGAAGAAAAAAACTTGGGGCATCATGTTCGCTACACTGATGGCATTTTCACTGGTATTGGCAGGCTGCGGCTCGAACAACTCCAATTCCGGATCGGGAAGCAGCAAAACGCTGAAGGTTTGGTTTATGGGAACCTCCGACACGGTAACGCCGATTACCAAAATGTATGAGGAACAGAATCCGGGTGTTAAGGTTGAGGTGCAGGCCATTCCTTGGGATTCCGCTCACGACAAACTTTTGACAGCGGTTGCTTCGCAAAATGGACCGGACGTTGTGCAAATGGGCACCACTTGGGTTCCCGAGTTTGCGGCAGCCGGCGCGCTTGCTGATCTGGCACCTTATATCGAAAAATATCCGAACCTGAAAGCGGAGAATTTCTACGACGGTGCGGTGCAAACCGGTCAATATGACGGCAAAACTGTAGGTATTCCTTGGTATGTAGAGACCCGCGCCTTGTTCTACCGTTCGGACCTGCTGGCGGATGTAGGTTATCCGGAAGGACCTAAAACCTGGGATGAGCTGAAGGCTGCTTCGCAAAAATTGGTTGCCAAAGGCGGCGCCGGCCATTACGGCATCACCATTGACAGCAAAGACCAAATTACAGCGGCAATCTTCGCCTGGCAGAACGGCATCGATTTTATTGACGATCAAGGTCAGCCGCATTTCAATGATCCAAAATATGTGGAAGCGATCAACTACCTGAAAAGCTTCTACGACGAAAAGCTGACGCCTTCAGGCACGGATCTGGATACGGTTGCGGCATTCAAAGACGGCACGATCCCTATGTTCATCAGCGGTCCTTGGATGATTCAAACCATTAAGGACAAAGACCCTGAAATTGACGGTAAATGGACAGTCACGACGCTTCCGGCGAAAGAAAACAATCAATCCGCTATCGGCGGCGCTGACCTCTCGATCTTTAACTACAGCAAAAACAAAGACGAAGCAGCCAAATTTATTTCCTTCATGTCGGATAAAGAAGCTCAGCTGAAATATTACGAAACGTCCAACTCTCTTCCGGCCCTCAAAACGGCTTGGGACGACCAGGCTTTCCAAGATCCGATGATTGCGGCGTTCGGCAAACAGCTTGAAACCTCACGTCCGGCTCCGCAAATCAAAGAGTGGGAAACCATTGCACAGTCGGTGATCTCCTCCTTTGAGCAAATCACCATCGGCGGCGCGGATACGCAAACCGAAATGAATAAGCTGAATGACAAAGCCAAAGAAATCCTGGCAAAATAA
- a CDS encoding sulfurtransferase TusA family protein — protein MSQQKLSVIGQVCPFPLIEAKEAMNGLNSGDELVIDFDCTQATESIPEWTAAEGHTVTNYEQIDDATWTITIRKK, from the coding sequence ATGAGTCAGCAAAAATTATCCGTTATCGGACAGGTTTGTCCTTTCCCTCTGATCGAAGCCAAAGAAGCCATGAACGGCCTGAACAGCGGCGATGAACTGGTGATCGATTTCGACTGCACCCAAGCGACGGAAAGCATTCCGGAGTGGACGGCTGCTGAAGGACACACGGTTACCAATTATGAGCAAATCGACGATGCAACCTGGACGATCACGATCCGAAAAAAATAA
- a CDS encoding extracellular solute-binding protein, with amino-acid sequence MKGNGTVGRTIGGCIPLILLIALLMLLAACDRERDTAQPTGPVQPTAAISHGQLGGQVSPESANKLTYWAELNGNVAGIKSTFNQVPFFQEWQRRTGVSLTFIQPPANQAKEAINVLFASGDLPDMMEYEWINYPGGPEKAIHDGYILRLNDYIDKYAPNLKRYLQEHPDIDLQVRTAGGSYYAFPFIQGDVQLRTYQGPIIRKDWLDELGLGVPVTIDDWHTVLKAFKEKKGAEAPLTFLGVPNPLFGIESGGFIGAFGIKKGFYQENGKVKFGPIEPGYKDFLALFRQWYAEGLLDPNFAAVDPETQDTNMILSRSGASIWNAGAGIGTWLPFMKNNDPSVELAPAPYPVLRHGDRPKFGQLAPAVGSSSVAISAKSKHVEEAVKMLDYGYGEEGHLLFNFGIEGVSYKMKDGYPAYTDVILNNPDKLAPSQALAMYTRASYFGPFVQDIRYMEQYYTLPEQQEAIRLWSDTDAALYTLPALPITEKESTELSAIMKEVNKLVTEISLKIIMGLEPVSAFDEYVNKIRLLDIQRAIEIEQLALNSYRASVSESKPGSSR; translated from the coding sequence ATGAAGGGGAACGGAACCGTCGGACGGACAATTGGAGGATGCATACCGCTGATACTGCTGATTGCGCTGCTCATGCTGCTGGCCGCCTGCGACCGGGAGCGGGACACCGCGCAGCCGACTGGCCCGGTGCAGCCCACAGCGGCTATCTCACATGGACAGCTGGGAGGCCAGGTTTCGCCTGAATCGGCTAATAAGCTCACCTATTGGGCGGAACTGAACGGCAACGTGGCGGGCATTAAATCGACCTTTAACCAGGTGCCGTTCTTTCAGGAATGGCAGCGGAGAACGGGAGTGTCGCTGACCTTCATCCAGCCGCCGGCCAACCAGGCCAAGGAAGCGATTAATGTGCTGTTCGCCTCGGGAGACTTGCCCGATATGATGGAATATGAATGGATCAATTATCCAGGAGGGCCGGAAAAGGCCATCCATGACGGGTATATATTGCGTCTGAACGACTACATAGACAAATATGCTCCAAATTTGAAAAGGTATCTTCAGGAACATCCCGATATTGATTTACAGGTCCGTACGGCCGGAGGAAGTTATTACGCCTTCCCATTTATTCAGGGAGATGTCCAGCTTCGGACTTACCAGGGACCGATTATTCGCAAGGATTGGCTGGATGAGCTTGGACTCGGGGTGCCTGTGACCATCGACGACTGGCATACCGTGCTCAAGGCATTTAAGGAGAAAAAAGGAGCTGAAGCTCCTTTGACCTTCCTGGGTGTTCCAAATCCGCTGTTCGGCATTGAAAGCGGCGGCTTTATCGGGGCGTTCGGGATTAAGAAAGGTTTCTACCAGGAGAACGGCAAAGTGAAGTTTGGGCCCATTGAACCCGGCTATAAAGATTTCCTGGCGCTCTTTCGGCAGTGGTATGCGGAAGGGCTGCTGGACCCGAATTTTGCTGCGGTGGACCCGGAGACCCAGGACACAAACATGATTTTGAGCCGCAGCGGGGCAAGCATCTGGAATGCCGGAGCGGGCATAGGCACCTGGCTTCCCTTTATGAAAAATAATGATCCGTCCGTGGAGCTTGCGCCAGCGCCTTATCCGGTGCTCCGCCACGGGGACCGTCCTAAGTTCGGACAGCTGGCTCCGGCCGTCGGTTCCAGCAGCGTAGCGATTTCTGCCAAAAGCAAGCATGTAGAAGAAGCAGTAAAAATGCTGGACTACGGCTATGGAGAAGAAGGCCATCTGCTCTTCAATTTTGGCATTGAAGGAGTCAGTTATAAGATGAAGGACGGCTACCCGGCCTATACGGACGTTATTCTAAACAATCCGGATAAGCTGGCGCCGTCGCAGGCGCTGGCGATGTATACCCGGGCGAGTTATTTCGGACCTTTCGTGCAGGATATCCGCTATATGGAGCAGTATTATACCCTGCCTGAGCAGCAGGAGGCGATCCGGTTATGGTCGGACACCGACGCGGCGCTTTATACGCTGCCGGCGCTGCCGATCACGGAGAAGGAGAGCACCGAGCTGTCCGCGATCATGAAGGAAGTGAACAAACTCGTCACCGAAATATCCCTCAAAATCATTATGGGCCTTGAGCCTGTATCGGCCTTTGATGAATATGTGAACAAGATCCGTCTGCTCGACATTCAGCGGGCGATCGAAATTGAGCAGCTGGCGCTGAACAGCTACCGGGCTTCAGTGTCCGAATCGAAGCCGGGTTCTTCCAGATAA
- a CDS encoding ABC transporter permease translates to MGKRQKLRSRLIRDFKLNKYLYLMMVPVIAYYLVFFYGPMYGALIAFKDYSPMKGILGSDWVGLKHFEDFFGSFYFLRVLKNTILISLYTLLFEFPAPILLALLINEVRRKKFKRVVQTITYMPYFISLVVICGIITDFTNADGLLNRLFVFLGYDGQAMLQKPELFRPIYVLSEIWQRIGWESIIYIAALMSIDLEQYEAARMDGASRLKQMIYITLPGLLPTIMIMFILRMGNLLNVGFEKIILLYNPVTYETADVISSFVYRKGLLEFGWSYSSAVGLFNSVINLVLLITANTLSRRATQNSLW, encoded by the coding sequence ATGGGAAAGCGGCAAAAGCTCAGAAGCCGGCTGATTCGCGATTTTAAACTCAACAAATATTTGTACCTCATGATGGTGCCGGTGATCGCTTATTATTTAGTTTTCTTCTACGGGCCTATGTACGGAGCGCTTATCGCGTTTAAGGATTATTCGCCTATGAAAGGCATTCTGGGCAGCGATTGGGTTGGACTCAAGCACTTCGAGGACTTTTTTGGCAGCTTTTATTTTCTGAGAGTGTTAAAAAATACGATTTTGATCAGTCTCTATACGCTGCTCTTTGAGTTTCCGGCTCCCATTCTCCTGGCTCTATTGATCAATGAGGTGCGCAGGAAGAAATTCAAACGCGTCGTGCAGACAATTACCTATATGCCTTATTTTATTTCACTGGTCGTTATCTGCGGGATTATCACGGACTTTACGAACGCGGACGGCCTCCTTAACCGCCTGTTCGTGTTTCTCGGCTATGACGGGCAGGCCATGCTGCAGAAACCGGAGCTGTTCCGCCCGATCTATGTGTTGTCCGAAATCTGGCAGCGGATCGGCTGGGAATCGATAATTTATATTGCGGCATTGATGAGCATCGATCTGGAGCAGTATGAAGCAGCGCGGATGGATGGCGCCAGCCGGCTCAAGCAAATGATTTATATTACGCTGCCGGGGCTTCTGCCAACGATTATGATCATGTTCATTCTCCGGATGGGGAACCTGCTTAACGTTGGGTTTGAAAAAATTATTTTGCTCTACAACCCGGTTACGTATGAAACGGCCGACGTTATTTCTTCCTTCGTCTACCGGAAAGGGCTGCTGGAATTCGGCTGGAGCTACAGCTCCGCTGTCGGCTTGTTCAATTCGGTGATCAATCTCGTCCTATTGATTACGGCTAATACCCTCAGCCGGAGGGCGACCCAAAACAGTCTATGGTGA
- a CDS encoding helix-turn-helix domain-containing protein: MSIQNLWRKRESIIVTWLVSYSVVLFVPIAISLVIYAQSSQALKSEIHRANDSLLKQMRYTIDSQIDLMKRLNMEMTWSPNLQQVMYSGMPAQEVPYSAYQLVNEFRLYKTSYASIDEFYVISSRDGSVYRSGNIRDLNTAFYTIHRTGALTFEEWKDTVLKAPNNSFVVLPHSTAAEAKTSIAYITQLPKDMYGQSAGSVVVMSDTRRFQEAVAGIADFNGSTLLILNADNEILMSNQPGSKELTPFINGKRFQFDPAQSSGLELFSIDSSVSDLRYALIIPSSIYWEKAEYVRNFTYVSILVSLIGAGVLTWFFMRRNYSPIQQLIESLQDKNTDRTYADVNEFQFIQKVVARTRTENDEITQQLKKHEQVLRSNMINRLLKGKPDTLVPYEDAFRSFQMKYLSSEFAVLLFGIENEEKLYEFLPGIDLNERSKLIQLIISNVVEELVERQGHAGYVAEADDMMVCLVNLKADSPAWEQDLHHIAAEAQQFLERYDMEITVSISGRHSSWIGISEAYREAVDAMEYKMVLGKKGIIAYKDIRPGSSADIGYGYYYPLQVEQQLINFIKAGDLEQASSYMNEVIEKNLDKPVMPLTMARCLMFNLIGTMIKAINELGDGNDSTLADNPRWINGLMACDTIREMQQKLQALLQEVCGFASAKRLTHLSREREDSLRSLMDQVQQYIQDHYMDMNLNVNAIGEHFQLKGSYLSKLFKNHTGEGMLDYLHKYRIEQAKELMRTRQESVSETSRQVGYNDPATFIRVFKKYEGITPGKYKEIV, from the coding sequence ATGAGCATTCAAAATCTATGGCGGAAACGGGAAAGCATTATCGTCACCTGGCTTGTCTCTTACAGTGTAGTCCTCTTTGTCCCGATTGCGATCAGTCTGGTTATTTATGCTCAGTCCAGCCAGGCTCTCAAAAGCGAGATTCACCGGGCCAACGACTCCTTGCTCAAGCAGATGAGGTACACGATTGACAGCCAGATCGACCTGATGAAACGATTGAATATGGAAATGACCTGGAGCCCGAATCTGCAGCAGGTGATGTATTCCGGGATGCCGGCTCAGGAGGTGCCTTATTCGGCCTACCAGCTGGTGAATGAATTCCGTCTTTATAAAACTTCTTATGCATCCATTGACGAGTTCTATGTCATATCCAGCCGGGACGGTTCGGTGTACAGGTCCGGCAACATTCGGGACTTGAACACCGCCTTTTATACGATTCATCGCACGGGTGCGCTTACTTTCGAGGAATGGAAGGACACGGTGTTGAAAGCCCCCAACAACTCCTTTGTGGTGCTGCCTCATTCCACGGCAGCCGAAGCCAAGACCTCCATCGCCTACATTACACAGCTGCCGAAGGATATGTACGGCCAAAGCGCAGGCAGCGTAGTCGTTATGTCCGATACGCGCAGATTCCAGGAAGCAGTGGCCGGTATCGCCGATTTTAACGGGTCAACGCTGCTGATCTTAAATGCTGACAACGAAATTCTGATGTCCAATCAACCCGGCTCCAAAGAACTAACGCCATTCATAAATGGAAAGCGCTTTCAGTTTGATCCGGCTCAGTCTTCCGGTTTGGAGCTGTTCTCCATCGATTCGTCGGTCTCCGATCTTAGATACGCTCTGATCATTCCAAGCAGCATTTATTGGGAGAAAGCGGAGTATGTCCGCAATTTTACTTATGTCAGCATTTTGGTAAGCCTGATTGGGGCAGGCGTTCTTACGTGGTTCTTCATGCGCCGCAATTATTCGCCGATCCAGCAGCTTATCGAGTCCCTGCAGGATAAGAATACCGACCGGACTTATGCCGATGTGAATGAATTCCAGTTTATCCAGAAGGTTGTTGCCCGAACGCGGACTGAAAACGACGAAATCACTCAGCAGCTGAAGAAACACGAGCAGGTGCTGCGTTCCAATATGATCAACCGGCTGTTGAAGGGGAAGCCGGATACCCTGGTCCCTTATGAAGATGCGTTCCGCTCCTTCCAGATGAAATATCTGTCCAGCGAGTTTGCCGTTCTTTTGTTCGGCATTGAAAATGAAGAGAAATTGTATGAATTCCTGCCGGGAATCGATCTGAACGAACGGAGCAAGCTGATTCAGCTGATCATTTCCAACGTTGTAGAAGAGCTGGTGGAAAGGCAGGGGCATGCCGGTTACGTGGCGGAAGCAGACGACATGATGGTATGTCTCGTCAATTTGAAAGCGGATTCTCCCGCCTGGGAGCAGGACCTGCATCATATCGCAGCCGAAGCCCAGCAATTTCTGGAGCGTTATGATATGGAAATCACCGTCTCCATAAGCGGCCGCCATTCCTCCTGGATCGGCATTTCAGAAGCGTACCGGGAAGCGGTGGATGCGATGGAATATAAGATGGTGCTGGGGAAAAAGGGGATTATCGCCTATAAGGACATCCGCCCAGGCAGCTCCGCAGACATCGGTTACGGCTATTATTATCCGCTTCAGGTGGAGCAGCAGCTGATCAATTTCATCAAGGCCGGGGATTTGGAGCAGGCCTCCTCCTATATGAACGAGGTTATTGAAAAAAATCTGGATAAACCGGTGATGCCGCTGACGATGGCAAGATGCCTTATGTTTAATCTCATCGGAACCATGATCAAGGCGATCAACGAGCTGGGAGACGGCAACGACAGTACGCTTGCCGACAATCCGCGCTGGATCAACGGCCTTATGGCCTGCGATACGATCCGGGAAATGCAGCAGAAGCTGCAGGCGCTGCTGCAGGAAGTGTGCGGGTTTGCTTCGGCCAAACGACTAACCCATCTGTCCCGGGAGCGCGAGGATTCCCTCCGGTCGCTGATGGATCAAGTCCAGCAGTATATTCAGGACCATTACATGGACATGAATCTGAACGTCAACGCGATCGGGGAGCATTTTCAGCTAAAGGGAAGTTATTTATCCAAGCTCTTTAAGAATCACACCGGCGAGGGAATGCTGGATTACCTTCATAAATACCGGATCGAGCAGGCGAAAGAACTCATGCGAACCCGGCAGGAGTCGGTGAGCGAGACTTCGAGGCAGGTCGGTTACAATGATCCGGCAACCTTTATCCGCGTCTTCAAGAAATATGAGGGGATTACGCCGGGCAAATACAAGGAAATTGTTTGA
- a CDS encoding AEC family transporter yields the protein MIADILLQVVLPIFVLIGIGSIMQYIFKLDLYTLTKINFYFITPAAVFVSMYESEMSPSLLGSVALFYALYVLILYAVGTLVGRRRKFTRGMRAAFTNSLLLDNSGNYGLPVNNLAFKGDPMAGSVQALIMAFQSLLTFTYGVLSIQGAKSNGLYKEAIKGFLKMPVPYALVLGLIWHLLALPVPAFIYQPLLYGNKSMVAIALLTLGAQIVKYPLRLDRVEVYLSVVLRLLFAPAVGFLLIMLLGMKGVPAQALLIASGMPVGVNTSILAEEYQNEPDFAAQTILISTIINVITITVLISLAGHLA from the coding sequence ATGATCGCAGACATTTTATTGCAGGTAGTCCTGCCTATCTTTGTGCTGATCGGAATCGGCTCCATCATGCAGTACATATTCAAGCTTGATCTGTACACCTTAACCAAAATCAACTTTTATTTTATTACCCCCGCAGCCGTGTTTGTCAGCATGTATGAATCGGAAATGTCTCCGTCCCTTTTGGGCAGCGTAGCTTTGTTCTACGCGCTGTACGTCTTGATTCTTTATGCTGTGGGAACGCTCGTTGGCCGCCGGCGCAAGTTCACCAGGGGAATGAGGGCTGCGTTTACCAACAGCTTGCTGCTTGATAACTCCGGCAACTATGGTCTGCCGGTCAACAATTTAGCCTTCAAAGGAGACCCGATGGCCGGATCGGTACAAGCGCTGATCATGGCTTTCCAGAGTCTCTTGACCTTTACGTACGGCGTTCTGTCGATCCAGGGCGCCAAAAGCAACGGCTTATACAAAGAAGCCATCAAAGGGTTCCTCAAAATGCCTGTGCCTTACGCGCTGGTGCTTGGCCTCATCTGGCACCTGCTGGCTCTGCCGGTTCCGGCCTTCATCTATCAGCCATTGCTGTACGGCAATAAGTCCATGGTTGCGATTGCCCTGCTCACCCTGGGCGCTCAGATCGTCAAATATCCGCTGCGGCTGGACAGGGTCGAAGTCTATCTCAGCGTGGTTCTTCGCCTGTTGTTCGCACCGGCTGTCGGCTTCTTATTGATTATGCTGCTTGGAATGAAGGGAGTCCCTGCTCAAGCGCTGCTGATTGCCTCCGGCATGCCAGTCGGCGTCAACACTTCGATTCTGGCCGAGGAATATCAGAACGAACCCGACTTTGCAGCCCAGACTATTTTGATCTCTACGATTATTAATGTCATTACCATTACCGTCTTGATCTCATTAGCCGGCCATCTGGCATAA
- a CDS encoding extracellular solute-binding protein codes for MKKFAAAGLIITLLGALMAGCSSGDKSSGNAAEGASSAGAAEPTTYPLKTDEKLSYWGEINGNLVGVKASHDEIPFFQKWQEKTGVKLEFTAPPSGQVKEAFNVMLASGDLPDMLEYNFIGDFPGGPEKAISDGYIIKLNDLIDKYAPNLKKYLQEHPDIDKMVKTDNGSYYVFPFIRGDEYLRVFQGPVIRKDWLDDLGLPVPETIDEWTTTLRAFKEKKGAAAPFSVVSKPRFFNESGNGAFIGAFGVNRGFYQEGGAVKFGPAEPGFKDYLKLFHDWYAEGLIDKNIATADTKAVDGNIASGATGATVGNAGGGIGKWQPLVEANDPKAVLVAAPYPVLKKGDKPKFGQMNQAYASEGTVAVTTAAKDPALAVRMLDYGYSEEGHMFFNFGEEGVSYTMEDGYPKFTDLLMNNPDKLAPAQAISLYARSSYNGPFVQDKRYAEQFFALQTQRDAVEIWKNTDAAKYNLPNITPTPEESSEYATIMNDINTLVDEMTIKIILGSEPVDKFDDYVAKMKSLGLDRAIEIQTAALQRYNSR; via the coding sequence ATGAAGAAATTCGCAGCCGCAGGTCTGATTATCACGCTGCTTGGCGCTCTGATGGCAGGCTGCTCATCCGGCGACAAGAGCAGCGGAAATGCAGCGGAGGGAGCTAGTTCGGCAGGAGCGGCAGAACCGACCACTTATCCGCTCAAAACCGATGAGAAGCTTTCTTATTGGGGTGAAATTAACGGCAACCTGGTCGGAGTCAAGGCTTCGCATGACGAAATTCCTTTTTTTCAGAAATGGCAGGAGAAGACGGGGGTTAAGCTGGAATTTACAGCCCCGCCAAGCGGTCAGGTCAAGGAAGCGTTTAACGTCATGCTTGCTTCCGGAGATTTGCCGGACATGCTTGAATACAACTTTATCGGCGACTTCCCGGGGGGCCCGGAGAAAGCAATCAGCGATGGATACATTATTAAACTGAATGATCTGATCGACAAATATGCGCCAAACCTGAAGAAGTATCTGCAGGAGCATCCGGACATCGACAAGATGGTCAAGACGGACAACGGCAGCTATTATGTATTCCCGTTCATCCGGGGCGATGAATACCTTCGTGTCTTCCAGGGACCGGTGATCCGCAAGGACTGGCTGGATGATCTCGGACTTCCGGTACCGGAAACGATAGACGAATGGACAACAACACTTAGAGCCTTCAAAGAGAAAAAGGGAGCTGCAGCTCCATTCTCGGTGGTCAGCAAACCACGTTTCTTCAATGAATCCGGCAATGGGGCGTTTATCGGCGCTTTTGGTGTGAACCGCGGATTCTATCAGGAAGGCGGGGCAGTCAAATTTGGACCTGCTGAACCTGGATTCAAGGACTATCTAAAGCTGTTTCACGATTGGTATGCGGAAGGTTTGATCGATAAAAACATCGCCACAGCCGATACCAAAGCGGTAGACGGCAACATTGCCTCCGGCGCAACCGGAGCGACGGTAGGCAACGCAGGGGGAGGCATCGGCAAATGGCAGCCGCTTGTAGAGGCCAATGATCCGAAGGCGGTGCTGGTTGCCGCTCCATATCCGGTGCTGAAGAAGGGAGATAAACCTAAATTCGGCCAGATGAACCAGGCTTATGCCTCCGAAGGGACGGTAGCCGTTACAACGGCAGCCAAAGATCCTGCACTGGCGGTACGTATGCTGGATTACGGCTACAGCGAAGAAGGTCATATGTTCTTCAACTTCGGTGAAGAGGGCGTCAGCTATACGATGGAGGACGGGTACCCGAAATTCACCGACCTGCTTATGAACAACCCGGACAAATTGGCTCCGGCTCAGGCGATTTCCCTGTATGCACGAAGCAGCTATAACGGACCTTTTGTGCAGGATAAACGTTACGCTGAGCAGTTTTTTGCCCTTCAGACGCAGCGGGATGCCGTGGAAATCTGGAAAAATACGGACGCGGCGAAATATAACCTGCCGAACATTACGCCAACACCGGAGGAAAGCTCCGAATACGCGACCATCATGAACGACATTAATACGCTGGTGGATGAAATGACGATCAAGATCATTCTCGGTTCCGAGCCGGTAGATAAATTTGACGACTATGTCGCCAAGATGAAATCGCTGGGTCTGGACCGGGCGATCGAGATTCAAACCGCAGCGCTGCAGCGGTATAACAGCCGGTAA
- a CDS encoding carbohydrate ABC transporter permease — MTTEQSIGDRIFTAINYTLLTLLVIATLYPLLYVLFASFSNSAQLLGHKGFLWRPLGFSLEAYKSVLNNPGIGIGFRNTLFILVCGVAVNLLMTSMGAYVLSRKNVMWNKVFMFLIVFTMFFSGGLIPLYLVVKGVGLLNSLWSTIIPFSISTFNLIIMRTSFMGIPDSLEESAKIDGANHFTILFRIIIPLSMPVIAVMILYYAVDKWNGWFYASVFIKDRNLFPVQLVLREILISNSTDSMSSGASAGDRFQIGETIKYATIMVATIPILCVYPFLQRFFVKGVMVGSLKG; from the coding sequence TTGACAACAGAGCAAAGCATAGGGGACCGCATCTTCACGGCCATCAACTATACCCTGTTGACCCTTCTGGTCATCGCGACCTTGTACCCGCTGCTGTACGTATTGTTTGCTTCCTTCAGCAATTCCGCGCAGCTGCTCGGCCACAAAGGGTTCTTGTGGAGACCGCTGGGGTTCAGTCTGGAAGCTTATAAAAGCGTGCTGAACAATCCAGGGATCGGCATCGGCTTCCGAAATACGTTGTTCATTCTCGTATGCGGGGTAGCGGTCAATTTGCTGATGACCTCGATGGGCGCTTATGTGCTGTCCCGCAAAAATGTCATGTGGAACAAAGTGTTTATGTTCCTCATCGTGTTCACGATGTTCTTCAGCGGCGGTTTGATTCCGCTGTATCTTGTGGTGAAAGGCGTTGGCCTGCTGAACTCCTTGTGGTCCACGATTATCCCGTTCAGCATCAGCACCTTCAACCTGATCATTATGCGGACCTCCTTCATGGGGATTCCGGACAGTCTGGAGGAATCGGCCAAAATCGATGGCGCGAACCATTTTACGATTCTGTTCCGGATCATTATTCCGTTGTCCATGCCGGTGATTGCCGTGATGATTCTCTACTACGCCGTAGATAAATGGAACGGCTGGTTCTACGCTTCGGTGTTCATCAAGGACCGGAACTTGTTCCCGGTTCAGCTGGTGCTGCGCGAGATTCTGATCTCCAACTCGACGGACAGCATGTCTTCGGGGGCTTCGGCCGGGGACCGGTTCCAAATCGGGGAGACGATCAAATACGCTACGATTATGGTGGCGACCATCCCGATCCTGTGTGTCTATCCGTTCCTGCAGCGGTTTTTCGTCAAAGGGGTGATGGTGGGCTCGTTAAAAGGATAA